One Setaria viridis chromosome 5, Setaria_viridis_v4.0, whole genome shotgun sequence genomic region harbors:
- the LOC117857719 gene encoding uncharacterized protein isoform X4 yields MWLPLAAVGFSWSTNSAFQSSAMAVDTTEPEYWLNWKFLLCALWVYSCMALACFLIWKYEGPRSRDSNGDDGGDREEAPPRAGPGVVYLEDCWKPCLEEIHPGWLLAFRVVAFFILASLLLIDIVTDGWSIFLYYTQWTFLLVTLYFGLGSLLSIYGCYQYAYKISGDGSDLIGSGADHGTYIIAPTGESAYGHAIKSSCYSRIHGGQEIAGFWGYLFQIMFQTNAGAVMITDLVFWLILYPFLAHNQYDMNFILIGTHSINVVFLVGDAALNKLHFPWFRIAYFLLWTGLFVNIQWIIHANVSIWWPYPFLDLAFPGAPV; encoded by the exons TGGTCGACCAATTCAGCATTCCAATCTTCAGCCATGGCCGTGGACACCACTGAACCAGAGTACTGGCTCAACTGGAAGTTTTTGCTGTGCGCGCTCTGGGTGTACTCCTGCATGGCTTTGGCTTGCTTCTTGATTTGGAAGTACGAGGGGCCCCGTTCACGGGACAGCAATGGTGATGACGGCGGAGACAGAGAGGAGGCGCCGCCCCGGGCCGGACCTGGAGTGGTGTATCTTGAAGATTGCTGGAAGCCGTGCCTTGAGGAGATCCACCCTGGCTGGCTGCTGGCATTTCGCGTTGTGGCCTTCTTCATTCTGGCTTCGCTTCTTTTGATCGACATAGTCACTGATGGATGGAGTATCTTCCTATACTACACGCA GTGGACGTTCTTGCTTGTCACCTTGTATTTTGGG CTTGGCTCGCTGCTTTCAATTTACGGATGCTATCAGTATGCTTACAAGATCAGTGGAGATGGATCTGATCTGATAGGATCTGGTGCAGATCATGGCACATATATCATTGCTCCAACAGGGGAAAGTGCATATGGCCATGCAATCAAAAGTTCTTGTTACAGTAGAatacatggaggacaagaaaTTGCAGGATTTTGGGGTTACCTCTTCCAAATTATGTTTCAG ACAAATGCAGGTGCtgtgatgattacagatctggTGTTCTGGCTTATTTTGTACCCTTTCCTTGCCCACAATCAATATGATATGAATTTT ATTCTGATTGGGACACATTCAATTAATGTTGTCTTCCTAGTTGGTGATGCTGCTCTAAACAAATTG CATTTCCCATGGTTTAGGATAGCATATTTCCTGCTGTGGACAGGCCTTTTTGTCAATATTCAGTGGATCATCCATGCTAACGTGTCAATTTG GTGGCCCTACCCATTTCTAGACCtggcattccctggagcaccTGTATG A
- the LOC117857719 gene encoding uncharacterized protein isoform X2: MWLPLAAWSTNSAFQSSAMAVDTTEPEYWLNWKFLLCALWVYSCMALACFLIWKYEGPRSRDSNGDDGGDREEAPPRAGPGVVYLEDCWKPCLEEIHPGWLLAFRVVAFFILASLLLIDIVTDGWSIFLYYTQWTFLLVTLYFGLGSLLSIYGCYQYAYKISGDGSDLIGSGADHGTYIIAPTGESAYGHAIKSSCYSRIHGGQEIAGFWGYLFQIMFQTNAGAVMITDLVFWLILYPFLAHNQYDMNFILIGTHSINVVFLVGDAALNKLHFPWFRIAYFLLWTGLFVNIQWIIHANVSIWWPYPFLDLAFPGAPVWYLVVALLHFPCYALFTLVLRLKHSVLESWFPQTYVK; the protein is encoded by the exons TGGTCGACCAATTCAGCATTCCAATCTTCAGCCATGGCCGTGGACACCACTGAACCAGAGTACTGGCTCAACTGGAAGTTTTTGCTGTGCGCGCTCTGGGTGTACTCCTGCATGGCTTTGGCTTGCTTCTTGATTTGGAAGTACGAGGGGCCCCGTTCACGGGACAGCAATGGTGATGACGGCGGAGACAGAGAGGAGGCGCCGCCCCGGGCCGGACCTGGAGTGGTGTATCTTGAAGATTGCTGGAAGCCGTGCCTTGAGGAGATCCACCCTGGCTGGCTGCTGGCATTTCGCGTTGTGGCCTTCTTCATTCTGGCTTCGCTTCTTTTGATCGACATAGTCACTGATGGATGGAGTATCTTCCTATACTACACGCA GTGGACGTTCTTGCTTGTCACCTTGTATTTTGGG CTTGGCTCGCTGCTTTCAATTTACGGATGCTATCAGTATGCTTACAAGATCAGTGGAGATGGATCTGATCTGATAGGATCTGGTGCAGATCATGGCACATATATCATTGCTCCAACAGGGGAAAGTGCATATGGCCATGCAATCAAAAGTTCTTGTTACAGTAGAatacatggaggacaagaaaTTGCAGGATTTTGGGGTTACCTCTTCCAAATTATGTTTCAG ACAAATGCAGGTGCtgtgatgattacagatctggTGTTCTGGCTTATTTTGTACCCTTTCCTTGCCCACAATCAATATGATATGAATTTT ATTCTGATTGGGACACATTCAATTAATGTTGTCTTCCTAGTTGGTGATGCTGCTCTAAACAAATTG CATTTCCCATGGTTTAGGATAGCATATTTCCTGCTGTGGACAGGCCTTTTTGTCAATATTCAGTGGATCATCCATGCTAACGTGTCAATTTG GTGGCCCTACCCATTTCTAGACCtggcattccctggagcaccTGTATG GTACCTGGtggtggccctgctgcacttcCCGTGCTATGCTCTATTCACCCTGGTCCTGAGGCTCAAGCATTCTGTGTTGGAAAGCTGGTTCCCTCAAACTTACGTCAAGTAA
- the LOC117857719 gene encoding uncharacterized protein isoform X1 — MWLPLAAVGFSWSTNSAFQSSAMAVDTTEPEYWLNWKFLLCALWVYSCMALACFLIWKYEGPRSRDSNGDDGGDREEAPPRAGPGVVYLEDCWKPCLEEIHPGWLLAFRVVAFFILASLLLIDIVTDGWSIFLYYTQWTFLLVTLYFGLGSLLSIYGCYQYAYKISGDGSDLIGSGADHGTYIIAPTGESAYGHAIKSSCYSRIHGGQEIAGFWGYLFQIMFQTNAGAVMITDLVFWLILYPFLAHNQYDMNFILIGTHSINVVFLVGDAALNKLHFPWFRIAYFLLWTGLFVNIQWIIHANVSIWWPYPFLDLAFPGAPVWYLVVALLHFPCYALFTLVLRLKHSVLESWFPQTYVK; from the exons TGGTCGACCAATTCAGCATTCCAATCTTCAGCCATGGCCGTGGACACCACTGAACCAGAGTACTGGCTCAACTGGAAGTTTTTGCTGTGCGCGCTCTGGGTGTACTCCTGCATGGCTTTGGCTTGCTTCTTGATTTGGAAGTACGAGGGGCCCCGTTCACGGGACAGCAATGGTGATGACGGCGGAGACAGAGAGGAGGCGCCGCCCCGGGCCGGACCTGGAGTGGTGTATCTTGAAGATTGCTGGAAGCCGTGCCTTGAGGAGATCCACCCTGGCTGGCTGCTGGCATTTCGCGTTGTGGCCTTCTTCATTCTGGCTTCGCTTCTTTTGATCGACATAGTCACTGATGGATGGAGTATCTTCCTATACTACACGCA GTGGACGTTCTTGCTTGTCACCTTGTATTTTGGG CTTGGCTCGCTGCTTTCAATTTACGGATGCTATCAGTATGCTTACAAGATCAGTGGAGATGGATCTGATCTGATAGGATCTGGTGCAGATCATGGCACATATATCATTGCTCCAACAGGGGAAAGTGCATATGGCCATGCAATCAAAAGTTCTTGTTACAGTAGAatacatggaggacaagaaaTTGCAGGATTTTGGGGTTACCTCTTCCAAATTATGTTTCAG ACAAATGCAGGTGCtgtgatgattacagatctggTGTTCTGGCTTATTTTGTACCCTTTCCTTGCCCACAATCAATATGATATGAATTTT ATTCTGATTGGGACACATTCAATTAATGTTGTCTTCCTAGTTGGTGATGCTGCTCTAAACAAATTG CATTTCCCATGGTTTAGGATAGCATATTTCCTGCTGTGGACAGGCCTTTTTGTCAATATTCAGTGGATCATCCATGCTAACGTGTCAATTTG GTGGCCCTACCCATTTCTAGACCtggcattccctggagcaccTGTATG GTACCTGGtggtggccctgctgcacttcCCGTGCTATGCTCTATTCACCCTGGTCCTGAGGCTCAAGCATTCTGTGTTGGAAAGCTGGTTCCCTCAAACTTACGTCAAGTAA
- the LOC117857719 gene encoding uncharacterized protein isoform X3, translating into MAVDTTEPEYWLNWKFLLCALWVYSCMALACFLIWKYEGPRSRDSNGDDGGDREEAPPRAGPGVVYLEDCWKPCLEEIHPGWLLAFRVVAFFILASLLLIDIVTDGWSIFLYYTQWTFLLVTLYFGLGSLLSIYGCYQYAYKISGDGSDLIGSGADHGTYIIAPTGESAYGHAIKSSCYSRIHGGQEIAGFWGYLFQIMFQTNAGAVMITDLVFWLILYPFLAHNQYDMNFILIGTHSINVVFLVGDAALNKLHFPWFRIAYFLLWTGLFVNIQWIIHANVSIWWPYPFLDLAFPGAPVWYLVVALLHFPCYALFTLVLRLKHSVLESWFPQTYVK; encoded by the exons ATGGCCGTGGACACCACTGAACCAGAGTACTGGCTCAACTGGAAGTTTTTGCTGTGCGCGCTCTGGGTGTACTCCTGCATGGCTTTGGCTTGCTTCTTGATTTGGAAGTACGAGGGGCCCCGTTCACGGGACAGCAATGGTGATGACGGCGGAGACAGAGAGGAGGCGCCGCCCCGGGCCGGACCTGGAGTGGTGTATCTTGAAGATTGCTGGAAGCCGTGCCTTGAGGAGATCCACCCTGGCTGGCTGCTGGCATTTCGCGTTGTGGCCTTCTTCATTCTGGCTTCGCTTCTTTTGATCGACATAGTCACTGATGGATGGAGTATCTTCCTATACTACACGCA GTGGACGTTCTTGCTTGTCACCTTGTATTTTGGG CTTGGCTCGCTGCTTTCAATTTACGGATGCTATCAGTATGCTTACAAGATCAGTGGAGATGGATCTGATCTGATAGGATCTGGTGCAGATCATGGCACATATATCATTGCTCCAACAGGGGAAAGTGCATATGGCCATGCAATCAAAAGTTCTTGTTACAGTAGAatacatggaggacaagaaaTTGCAGGATTTTGGGGTTACCTCTTCCAAATTATGTTTCAG ACAAATGCAGGTGCtgtgatgattacagatctggTGTTCTGGCTTATTTTGTACCCTTTCCTTGCCCACAATCAATATGATATGAATTTT ATTCTGATTGGGACACATTCAATTAATGTTGTCTTCCTAGTTGGTGATGCTGCTCTAAACAAATTG CATTTCCCATGGTTTAGGATAGCATATTTCCTGCTGTGGACAGGCCTTTTTGTCAATATTCAGTGGATCATCCATGCTAACGTGTCAATTTG GTGGCCCTACCCATTTCTAGACCtggcattccctggagcaccTGTATG GTACCTGGtggtggccctgctgcacttcCCGTGCTATGCTCTATTCACCCTGGTCCTGAGGCTCAAGCATTCTGTGTTGGAAAGCTGGTTCCCTCAAACTTACGTCAAGTAA